In Streptomyces sp. SID8374, one genomic interval encodes:
- a CDS encoding acyl carrier protein, whose product MERQELLLTIEKALSEVLERPISGLTEETALFDELQLTSIAVLGMLMSVEEATGISVDPEGLDIDDLRTLGSFADYVEAAIRAEGAGDAGGGVDGGGPASTGSAGSTAGVGGAGDTAGAADAGRAGEGAS is encoded by the coding sequence ATGGAACGTCAGGAATTGTTGCTGACCATCGAGAAGGCCCTGAGCGAGGTGCTGGAGCGGCCGATCAGCGGGCTCACGGAGGAGACCGCGCTCTTCGACGAGCTTCAGCTCACCTCGATCGCTGTGCTGGGGATGCTGATGAGCGTCGAGGAGGCGACCGGGATCTCGGTCGATCCGGAGGGGCTGGACATCGACGATCTGCGGACGCTCGGGTCCTTCGCCGATTACGTGGAGGCCGCGATCCGCGCGGAAGGTGCGGGGGATGCGGGAGGCGGGGTCGACGGGGGAGGCCCGGCAAGCACGGGAAGCGCGGGGAGCACGGCAGGCGTCGGCGGCGCGGGCGACACGGCAGGCGCGGCAGACGCGGGCCGCGCCGGAGAGGGGGCGTCATGA
- a CDS encoding 3-oxoacyl-[acyl-carrier-protein] synthase III C-terminal domain-containing protein has translation MSGATADRQVTDGRRVTLERIESYLPERSVRIEELGERLGLHRAQLGVFRKFYGLDTLRFDPELPLLDLLRPAARAALDALPADGRVDYLAYAHTTQAVAPPDVDIAQMVGQDLGLPHAEAFGFSHQACVSSLGAIEVLGELLRAEGEEGAYALMVTGEQAYSPMVQHIPNTSIMADAAASCLITLDGEGDVVRSFAIRTLGEYAQWLELTPEQNTEFGEQYGRRIADVIHEALAEAELTLDEVDLVIPHNVNKLAWRQTVKELEVEPEKVFLDNVPRFSHTYASDVFVNYTTLRDEGRLADGAHYLLVSVGLGATFGAMVITHRVGGGA, from the coding sequence ATGAGCGGCGCGACCGCCGATCGGCAGGTGACCGACGGCCGCCGGGTCACCCTGGAGCGGATCGAGTCGTACCTGCCCGAACGCAGCGTACGGATCGAGGAGTTGGGCGAGCGGCTGGGCCTGCACCGGGCCCAGCTCGGGGTGTTCCGCAAGTTCTACGGACTGGACACCCTCCGCTTCGACCCCGAGCTTCCACTCCTGGACCTGCTGCGGCCCGCCGCCCGCGCCGCCCTGGACGCCCTGCCTGCGGACGGCCGGGTCGACTACCTGGCGTACGCGCACACCACCCAGGCGGTGGCCCCGCCCGACGTGGACATCGCCCAGATGGTCGGCCAGGACCTCGGGCTGCCCCACGCGGAGGCCTTCGGCTTCAGCCACCAGGCGTGCGTCAGCAGTCTGGGCGCCATCGAGGTGCTCGGCGAGCTGCTGCGCGCGGAGGGTGAGGAGGGCGCGTACGCCTTGATGGTCACCGGCGAGCAGGCGTACTCGCCGATGGTCCAGCACATCCCCAACACCTCGATCATGGCGGATGCCGCGGCCTCCTGCCTGATCACCCTGGACGGCGAGGGCGATGTGGTCAGGTCCTTCGCCATCCGGACCCTCGGCGAGTACGCGCAGTGGCTGGAGCTGACCCCCGAGCAGAACACCGAGTTCGGGGAGCAGTACGGCCGCAGGATCGCCGACGTCATCCACGAGGCCCTGGCGGAAGCGGAGTTGACCCTCGACGAGGTCGACCTGGTGATCCCGCACAACGTCAACAAGCTGGCGTGGCGGCAGACCGTCAAGGAGCTGGAGGTGGAGCCGGAGAAGGTGTTCCTGGACAACGTTCCGCGCTTCAGCCACACCTACGCCTCGGACGTCTTCGTCAACTACACCACCCTGCGCGACGAGGGCCGCCTGGCCGACGGCGCCCACTATCTGCTGGTCTCCGTCGGCCTGGGCGCCACCTTCGGCGCGATGGTGATCACCCACCGTGTGGGAGGCGGTGCCTGA
- a CDS encoding SAM-dependent methyltransferase: protein MDAVSYTAQWMAAARAQESEREDALFVDPLARDLAAPRGFELIDRYVGGGVLQFISIRTRFLDDAIKDIVGAGGIQQVVLIAAGMDTRAFRLDWPDGTELYEVDHGPLIEEKRRRLDALGAEPRTDRREVSADLTKEWLPALEAAGFDRTRPTLWVAEGLTFFLTEEQAGGLLRLLASASAPGSHLAFDLLGRAMLRSPFSKRFLDALAADDTPWLFGTDEPEQFVAEHGWKTTDLREPGQPGAGEGRWPYEVQPRGRRGANRLWLVRAEVVTGG from the coding sequence ATGGATGCAGTCTCGTACACCGCCCAATGGATGGCCGCGGCCCGCGCACAGGAGTCCGAGCGGGAGGACGCCCTGTTCGTCGACCCGCTCGCCCGCGACCTGGCCGCGCCCAGGGGCTTCGAACTGATCGACCGGTACGTCGGCGGCGGCGTGCTCCAGTTCATCTCCATCCGGACCCGGTTCCTGGACGACGCCATCAAGGACATCGTCGGCGCGGGCGGGATCCAGCAGGTCGTGCTGATCGCGGCGGGCATGGACACCCGTGCGTTCCGCCTCGACTGGCCGGACGGCACCGAGCTCTACGAGGTCGACCACGGCCCGCTGATCGAGGAGAAGCGCCGTCGGCTGGACGCCCTGGGGGCCGAGCCGCGCACCGACCGACGCGAGGTCTCCGCCGACCTGACGAAGGAGTGGCTGCCCGCTCTGGAGGCCGCCGGGTTCGACCGCACCCGGCCGACCCTGTGGGTCGCCGAGGGGCTGACCTTCTTCCTCACCGAGGAGCAGGCGGGCGGGCTGCTGCGGCTGCTCGCCTCCGCCTCGGCCCCCGGCAGCCACCTGGCCTTCGACCTGCTCGGGCGCGCCATGCTGCGCAGCCCGTTCTCGAAGCGCTTCCTGGACGCGCTCGCGGCCGACGACACACCGTGGCTCTTCGGCACCGACGAGCCCGAGCAGTTCGTGGCCGAGCACGGCTGGAAGACCACCGACCTGCGCGAGCCCGGCCAGCCCGGCGCGGGCGAGGGCCGCTGGCCGTACGAGGTCCAGCCGAGGGGACGTCGTGGGGCCAACCGGCTGTGGCTGGTCCGCGCCGAGGTCGTGACCGGCGGATGA
- a CDS encoding phosphopantetheine-binding protein: MSSAGIDKVRDWILGRHPERTELAADVDLIESRLVDSLAFVELVYTIEDAAGVEIDFDTIDIEDFQTLATIEKAFFA, from the coding sequence ATGAGTTCCGCAGGTATCGACAAGGTCCGGGACTGGATCCTCGGCCGTCACCCCGAGCGCACCGAACTCGCCGCCGACGTCGACCTCATCGAGAGCCGGCTCGTCGACTCGCTCGCCTTCGTGGAGCTCGTCTACACCATCGAGGACGCGGCGGGCGTCGAGATCGACTTCGACACCATCGACATCGAGGACTTCCAGACCCTCGCGACCATCGAGAAGGCGTTCTTCGCCTGA
- a CDS encoding holo-ACP synthase: MSQPLIGVDLVPLARVGELLDPGIGPVLRRFLSADELAASRTPDGEPDRAGIAGRLAAKEAVFKLLGAVGRPVPWQAIEVLRGPGGRPGVRLSGAAAELAQHAGLGPIDVSISHDAGFAIAVAAATASRPPHLAASVTSKGMP, encoded by the coding sequence GTGAGCCAGCCCCTGATCGGCGTCGACCTCGTGCCGCTCGCCCGGGTCGGCGAACTGCTGGACCCCGGGATCGGGCCGGTGCTCAGGCGGTTCCTCTCCGCCGACGAACTGGCCGCCTCCCGGACCCCGGACGGGGAGCCCGACCGGGCCGGGATCGCCGGGCGGCTGGCAGCCAAGGAGGCCGTCTTCAAGCTTCTCGGGGCGGTCGGACGGCCGGTCCCCTGGCAGGCCATCGAGGTCCTGCGCGGGCCCGGCGGCCGGCCCGGCGTCCGGCTCTCGGGCGCGGCGGCCGAGTTGGCGCAGCACGCCGGACTCGGCCCGATCGACGTCTCCATCAGCCACGACGCCGGCTTCGCGATCGCCGTCGCGGCGGCCACCGCCTCACGCCCACCCCATCTCGCCGCATCCGTGACTTCGAAGGGAATGCCATGA
- a CDS encoding diiron oxygenase produces MVSDVIDRNDRFRGILDRLATKSIDDYYNPYRLFEWPDRLPEDMWWMSPELTTTYGTEWAEKLTPEQLHTLSKHESINFYSLNVHGIRELLVEVVNRIHTAGFETPSEFFHHFIGEENEHMWFFAEFCLRYGKKIYRQPAGGAETAAPSDKVQSLLVFARILIFEELVDHFNSAMAEDERLHETIRGINRIHHQDESRHIAFGRELVNLLHQDLKETATEQELDEVSTYLRRYMRHSFESLYHPQVYRDAGIERPHELRRSLLESPARAEAELRTFRKTAKYLEKTGLIR; encoded by the coding sequence ATGGTCAGCGACGTGATCGACCGGAACGACCGGTTTCGGGGAATCCTGGACCGGCTCGCCACCAAGTCGATCGACGACTACTACAACCCGTACCGGCTCTTCGAGTGGCCGGACCGGCTCCCCGAGGACATGTGGTGGATGAGCCCCGAGCTCACCACCACGTACGGGACGGAGTGGGCCGAGAAGCTCACGCCCGAGCAGCTCCACACGCTGTCCAAGCACGAGAGCATCAATTTCTACAGCCTGAATGTCCACGGTATCCGGGAACTGCTCGTCGAGGTCGTCAACCGGATCCACACCGCCGGTTTCGAAACGCCTTCGGAGTTCTTCCACCATTTCATCGGTGAGGAGAACGAGCACATGTGGTTCTTCGCCGAATTCTGCCTCCGCTACGGAAAGAAGATCTACCGGCAGCCCGCCGGCGGCGCGGAGACGGCCGCCCCCTCGGACAAGGTGCAGAGCCTGCTGGTCTTCGCCCGCATCCTGATCTTCGAGGAGCTGGTCGACCACTTCAACTCGGCGATGGCCGAGGACGAGCGGCTGCACGAGACGATCCGCGGCATCAACCGGATCCACCACCAGGACGAGTCCCGGCACATCGCCTTCGGCCGCGAACTGGTCAACCTGCTGCACCAGGACCTCAAGGAGACCGCCACCGAGCAGGAGCTGGACGAGGTCTCCACGTATCTGCGCCGCTACATGCGGCACAGCTTCGAATCCCTCTACCACCCCCAGGTCTACCGCGACGCGGGCATCGAACGCCCCCACGAGCTGCGCCGGTCCCTGCTGGAGTCGCCGGCCCGCGCCGAGGCCGAGCTGCGCACCTTCCGCAAGACCGCCAAGTACCTCGAGAAGACGGGACTCATCCGATGA
- a CDS encoding pyridoxamine 5'-phosphate oxidase family protein translates to MSRFNQLAQTTAVRQVQEEMGSAKAAGRRLREQVEEPQPLDARSADFIRGLDGFLFASVGETGWPYIQFKGGPPGFVHVLDEYTLGLLDVRGNRQYVTTGNVRGDDRVALFFIDHARQARLKLYGHATAVPVDDDLELAERLESPRTEGRVEQIMIIRVEAYAWNCPNHITPRFSQREVSEALAPLHERLARLEEENAALRAQLAARP, encoded by the coding sequence ATGAGCCGCTTCAACCAACTCGCGCAGACCACGGCGGTACGTCAGGTCCAGGAGGAGATGGGCAGCGCCAAGGCGGCCGGCCGGCGGCTGCGGGAGCAGGTCGAGGAGCCCCAGCCCCTCGACGCGCGGTCGGCCGACTTCATCCGCGGCCTCGACGGGTTCCTCTTCGCCAGCGTGGGCGAGACCGGGTGGCCGTACATCCAGTTCAAGGGCGGCCCGCCGGGGTTCGTCCACGTCCTGGACGAGTACACGCTCGGCCTGCTGGACGTCCGGGGCAACCGGCAGTACGTCACCACCGGCAACGTACGCGGCGACGACCGGGTCGCCCTCTTCTTCATCGACCACGCCCGGCAGGCCCGCCTCAAGCTGTACGGCCACGCCACCGCCGTACCGGTCGACGACGACCTCGAACTCGCCGAGCGCCTGGAGTCGCCGCGGACCGAGGGCAGGGTCGAACAGATCATGATCATCCGGGTGGAGGCGTACGCCTGGAACTGCCCCAACCACATCACCCCGCGCTTCAGCCAGCGCGAGGTCTCCGAGGCCCTGGCGCCGCTCCATGAGCGCCTGGCGCGGCTGGAGGAGGAGAACGCCGCCCTCCGCGCGCAGCTCGCCGCCCGCCCGTGA
- a CDS encoding LuxR C-terminal-related transcriptional regulator, which translates to MDEFVVAFYERAIGRGEFDPHRIAEELGVPPERTEQAVGVLRELRLVKPAEGGGTERLVAVSPEAAQMELLVPLEREILDSRHRLAGFKGQLSSFVAAFEKQARTRAEPVVITGDQEEIELRLLEAAQSCTTEVLVMQPCVARETSELRLARPLVVEALRRGARGRILYPHTARGDSGTRAHLGELLPAGGQVRTTKEVSDRFLVFDRKTAFIPSGNNGDNGENGEIAVVYESTVAAFLAGLHARIWESAVDFDSGAAGYAGTMEELKATLLSLLASGAKDEVIARRVGMSERTLRRHVATIMQDLSASSRFQAGVLAARTGLVDLALRSAA; encoded by the coding sequence ATGGACGAGTTCGTGGTCGCGTTCTACGAACGGGCCATCGGCAGAGGCGAGTTCGACCCGCATCGGATCGCCGAGGAGCTGGGCGTCCCGCCGGAACGGACCGAGCAGGCGGTAGGAGTGCTGCGCGAACTGCGGCTGGTCAAACCGGCGGAGGGTGGCGGTACGGAACGGCTGGTGGCGGTCAGCCCGGAGGCGGCCCAGATGGAGCTGCTGGTCCCGCTGGAGCGGGAGATCCTTGACAGCCGACACCGACTCGCGGGGTTCAAAGGGCAGTTGAGCTCGTTCGTGGCCGCGTTCGAGAAGCAGGCCAGAACGCGCGCCGAGCCGGTGGTGATCACCGGCGACCAGGAGGAGATCGAGTTGCGGCTGCTGGAGGCCGCGCAGAGCTGCACCACCGAGGTCCTGGTCATGCAGCCCTGTGTGGCCCGCGAGACCAGTGAACTGCGCCTGGCCCGGCCGCTGGTGGTGGAGGCACTGCGGCGCGGCGCGCGGGGCCGGATCCTCTACCCCCACACCGCGCGCGGCGACTCCGGCACCCGCGCGCACCTCGGCGAACTGCTGCCCGCGGGCGGCCAGGTGCGCACCACCAAGGAGGTCAGCGACCGCTTCCTGGTCTTCGACCGGAAGACCGCCTTCATCCCCTCCGGCAACAACGGCGACAACGGTGAGAACGGTGAGATCGCCGTCGTCTACGAGAGTACGGTCGCGGCCTTCCTGGCCGGGCTGCACGCCCGGATCTGGGAGTCCGCCGTCGACTTCGACTCCGGTGCGGCGGGCTACGCCGGGACGATGGAGGAGCTGAAGGCGACCCTGCTCTCGCTGCTGGCCTCCGGCGCCAAGGACGAGGTCATCGCCCGCCGGGTGGGCATGTCCGAGCGCACCCTCCGCCGCCATGTGGCCACGATCATGCAGGACCTCTCCGCCAGCAGCCGCTTCCAGGCCGGCGTGCTGGCCGCCCGCACCGGCCTGGTCGACCTGGCCCTGAGGAGTGCCGCATGA